The following proteins come from a genomic window of Malus domestica chromosome 02, GDT2T_hap1:
- the LOC103411508 gene encoding uncharacterized protein codes for MPDVHSLVNDFLIKLKKRKIEGSLATAKQTAELIRSVISAQRVPYTNQAGALIDAVKAVGEQLIAANPVELAVGNIVSRVLHIIREEDLSLTTAAMAGLNMSTVSDDEDDDRDNHPVLSAAVVAAAARSTLRPPSLQMLLEDIPDAAAVPRTSSSGGDSEEKTKSADKSSRSRRLKHDVIEAVNELIQDIGTCHEQIAEQAVEHIHHNEVILTLGSSRTVLEFLCAAKDKKRSFRVFVAEGAPRYQGHLLARELVARGLQTTLITDSAVFAMISRVNMVIVGAHAVMANGGVIAPVGLNMVALAAQRHAVPFVVLAGSHKLCPLYPHNPEVLFNELRSPSELLDFGEFSDCMDFGSGTASSLLQVVNPTFDYVPPKLVSLFITDTGGHNPSYVYRLIADYYSADDLVVQRRPAMGS; via the exons ATGCCAGACGTGCATTCCCTTGTGAATGATTTCCTTATTAAGCTTAAAAAGCG TAAAATTGAGGGCTCGCTGGCCACCGCAAAACAGACGGCTGAATTAATTCGGTCGGTAATTTCAGCGCAGCGGGTGCCCTACACAAATCAAGCTGGAGCATTGATTGATGCTGTGAAGGCTGTTGGGGAGCAGCTGATTGCTGCAAATCCTGTTG AGCTTGCTGTGGGTAATATTGTGAGCCGTGTTTTGCACATTATTAGGGAGGAGGATCTTTCTCTCACTACTGCTGCTATGGCTGGGTTGAACATGTCAACTGTTagtgatgatgaagatgatgaccGTGACAACCATCCGGTTCTATCTGCCGCTGTTGTTGCGGCTGCTGCAAGAAGCACACTGCGTCCACCATCTTTGCAAATGCTGCTTGAGGACATACCTGATGCAGCAGCTGTTCCTCGCACTTCATCATCTGGGGGTGATTCTGAAGAAAAAACCAAAT CTGCTGATAAAAGTTCAAGAAGTCGGAGGCTGAAGCATGATGTTATTGAAGCAGTCAATGAACTTATACAAGATATTGGCACTTGCCATGAACAGATTGCTGAGCAAGCAGTAGAGCACATTCACCATAA CGAGGTTATATTAACTTTAGGTAGTTCAAGAACAGTACTGGAATTTCTATGTGCCGCGAAGGATAAAAAAAGATCGTTTCGGGTATTTGTTGCAGAGGGAGCTCCAAG GTATCAGGGGCATCTTCTTGCTAGAGAACTAGTTGCAAGAGGTTTACAGACCACGCTGATAACTGATTCAGCTGTTTTTGCCATGATATCTCGAGTCAACATG GTTATCGTTGGCGCTCATGCTGTCATGGCCAATGGGGGGGTTATAGCACCTGTCGGGTTGAATATGGTAGCACTTGCAGCGCAAAGGCATGCTGTCCCTTTTGTTGTACTTGCCGGCAGTCACAAG TTGTGCCCTTTGTATCCTCACAATCCTGAAGTCTTATTTAATGAGTTAAGATCTCCTTCTGAGCTACTGGATTTTGGAGAGTTCTCAGATTGTATGGATTTTGGAAGTGGCACTGCTTCGTCGCTTCTTCAAGTTGTCAATCCTACATTTGATTATGTGCCACCAAAGCTTGTCAGTCTATTTATCACTGATAC GGGAGGGCATAATCCTTCATACGTGTACCGGCTCATCGCAGATTATTATTCTGCTGATGATTTGGTGGTCCAACGAAGACCTGCTATGGGCAGTTGA
- the LOC103407453 gene encoding F-box protein CPR1-like: protein MAEFPPELIFEILLRLPPEGLLRCLCVSKSWNATIHDKNFIKSHLQRSIQTNSFGSLYVYAGFYHDGRKLKFSTIYNDGTIEQATGIGQSPLQDVEGRIPFPYTLVSCNGIICIRTETVDKVEEFVLWNPSIQKFKNIPSPTFEQPPSSDIYLHRRYGFGYDSANDDYKLLGIAMFFVNWDLNISVHQYQIYSLKSNSWRKIKNMPRDEFQFSASEIVFLNGCLSWQAYNVLDKKFYVVTFELASEKYHWFPNPVNGIVYLEVLGDSLCIFRLRTTIDAWIMKEHGSWTLLYSIEQAAMRWVSRWKPVLLSKNGESVLLMNGLEKFAWFDFVKNSWKEVGTAGPYIHTIDTICMRSLCLLDGDPIIVESSKSLSL, encoded by the coding sequence ATGGCGGAGTTCCCACCGGAGCTGATCTTTGAAATCCTTTTACGGCTCCCGCCCGAGGGCTTGTTACGATGCTTATGTGTTTCCAAATCTTGGAATGCTACCATCCATGACAAAAACTTTATCAAATCCCATCTCCAGCGCTCCATCCAAACCAATTCTTTTGGCTCTCTTTATGTATATGCAGGTTTTTACCACGACGGGAGGAAGTTGAAGTTCTCTACTATTTACAACGACGGTACTATAGAACAAGCCACGGGAATCGGACAGTCGCCTCTGCAAGACGTAGAAGGCCGGATCCCTTTTCCTTACACGTTGGTCTCATGCAATGGGATAATTTGCATTCGCACCGAGACGGTCGACAAGGTCGAGGAATTTGTTTTGTGGAATCCGTCAattcaaaagttcaaaaataTACCCTCCCCAACGTTTGAGCAGCCTCCATCGTCAGACATATATTTGCACCGTCGCTATGGATTCGGGTATGATTCAGCAAACGACGACTATAAACTTTTGGGAATTGCAATGTTTTTTGTTAATTGGGACTTGAATATTTCTGTGCACCAATATCAAATTTATAGCCTAAAATCCAACTCATGGAGAAAGATAAAAAACATGCCGCGTGATGAGTTTCAATTCAGTGCGAGTGAGATCGTGTTTTTGAACGGTTGTCTAAGTTGGCAGGCATATAACGTATTAGATAAAAAATTCTATGTTGTCACCTTTGAGCTTGCCAGTGAGAAATATCACTGGTTTCCCAACCCGGTTAATGGGATTGTGTATTTAGAGGTCTTGGGAGACTCTCTATGTATTTTTCGTTTGCGAACCACCATAGATGCTTGGATTATGAAGGAACATGGATCTTGGACCCTGCTTTATTCTATAGAGCAGGCCGCTATGCGTTGGGTTAGTCGGTGGAAACCCGTGCTGCTCTCAAAGAATGGTGAAAGTGTTCTTCTGATGAATGGCTTAGAAAAGTTTGCTTGGTTTGATTTCGTGAAAAATAGTTGGAAAGAAGTTGGAACTGCAGGTCCATACATTCATACCATAGATACCATTTGCATGAGGAGCCTATGTCTTCTTGATGGCGACCCAATTATTGTTGAGAGCAGCAAGTCCCTCTCCCTCTAA
- the LOC103411520 gene encoding F-box protein SKIP5 isoform X2, which produces MSDAHLQLPLSHPRWLYLACHPRLWLRVDRSVKDLLEPGVFPNLETAVEAARPGDTILIAAGGRHLAYNIQIKKRLCLIGAGEQPDETTIYCSRGSDSALELLSTCKLANLTVKAELGCCLLHRSGRVTIEGCVLQCETNPLDHLSCPIVSTASAQTVISSPVKCSNDGVSVFRTRIEGGAKAVLTSGDLTLQRVRVIYARTSIFFWFDVEHQ; this is translated from the exons ATGTCTGATGCACATCTTCAGCTTCCTCTCTCCCATCCCAG ATGGCTTTACTTGGCATGTCACCCTCGCTTGTGGCTGCGAGTTGACCGGTCTGTCAAAGATCTTTTGGAGCCTGGGGTTTTCCCCAACCTTGAGACAGCTGTTGAGGCTGCAAG GCCAGGCGACACTATTCTAATTGCAGCAGGCGGAAGACATCTTGCTTataatattcaaataaaaaagcGACTTTGCCTG ATTGGTGCAGGTGAGCAACCTGATGAGACGACTATATATTGTTCTCGAGGTTCTGACAG TGCATTGGAGCTCCTGTCGACCTGCAAATTGGCGAACTTGACTGTGAAGGCAGAGCTTGGCTGTTGCTTGCTTCATAGGAGCGGAAGGGTGACGATAGAGGGGTGTGTGCTTCAATGCGAGACGAATCCTCTAGACCATCTTTCGTGCCCTATTGTGAGCACAGCTAGTGCCCAGACGGTAATATCTTCCCCTGTGAAATGTTCTAATGATGGCGTTTCTGTTTTTCGAACTCGAATTGAAGGAGGTGCCAAGGCTGTCTTGACTAGCGGAGACTTGACCTTGCAGCGAGTTCGAGTTATTTATGCTCGGACGTCGATCTTCTTCTGGTTTGACGTAGAGCACCAGTAA
- the LOC103447588 gene encoding F-box/kelch-repeat protein At3g23880-like, which yields MAEFPPELIFEILLRLPPEDLLRCLCVSKSWNATIHDKKFIKSHQRSIQTNSFGSLLVTAGNSHDGRKLKFSNIYNDGTIERATGIGQSPLLDVEGWTRFPYTLVSCNGIICIRTETVDKVEEFVLWNPSIQKFKKIPSPTFEQPPSSDLYLHRSYGFGYDSANDDYKILGIARFFVKGDLNIAVHQYQIYSLKSNSWRKIKNMPRDEFQLGMSDIVFSNGSLSWQAYNVLDEKFYVVTFELASEKYHWFPNPVDRDGDIWLVEVLGDSLCVVRWCIREAWIMKEHGSWTLLYSIGWVDEFRRGYWKPVMLSKNGESVLVQIDSRKFVWLDLEKKSWKEVEIGGLHDDGFKATICKRSLCLLDGDPVIVERIKNPFSRFSPPLLDQESLLANTE from the coding sequence ATGGCGGAGTTCCCACCGGAGCTGATCTTTGAAATCCTTTTACGGCTCCCGCCCGAGGACTTGTTACGATGCTTGTGTGTTTCCAAATCTTGGAATGCCACCATCCATGACAAAAAATTTATCAAATCCCATCAACGCTCCATCCAAACCAATTCTTTTGGCTCTCTTTTAGTAACTGCAGGTAATTCCCACGACGGGAGGAAGTTGAAGTTCTCTAATATTTACAACGATGGTACTATAGAACGAGCCACGGGAATCGGACAGTCGCCTCTGCTAGACGTAGAAGGCTGGACTCGTTTTCCTTACACGTTGGTCTCATGCAATGGGATAATTTGCATTCGCACCGAGACGGTCGACAAGGTCGAGGAATTTGTTTTGTGGAATCCGTCAATTCAAAAGTTCAAAAAGATACCCTCCCCAACGTTTGAGCAGCCTCCATCGTCAGATTTATATTTGCACCGTTCCTATGGATTCGGGTATGATTCAGCAAACGACGACTATAAAATTTTGGGAATTGCAAGGTTTTTTGTTAAAGGGGACTTGAATATTGCTGTGCACCAATATCAAATTTATAGCCTAAAATCCAACTCATGGAGAAAGATAAAAAACATGCCGCGCGATGAGTTTCAATTAGGTATGAGTGATATCGTGTTTTCGAACGGTTCTTTAAGTTGGCAGGCATATAACGTATTAGATGAAAAATTCTATGTTGTCACCTTTGAGCTTGCCAGTGAGAAATATCACTGGTTTCCCAACCCGGTTGATAGGGATGGTGATATTTGGCTTGTAGAGGTCTTGGGAGACTCGCTATGTGTTGTTCGTTGGTGCATCAGAGAAGCTTGGATTATGAAGGAACATGGATCTTGGACCCTGCTTTATTCGATTGGGTGGGTCGATGAGTTTCGTCGTGGTTATTGGAAACCTGTGATGCTCTCAAAGAATGGTGAAAGTGTTCTTGTGCAGATAGACTCTAGAAAGTTTGTTTGGCTTGATTTAGAGAAAAAAAGTTGGAAAGAAGTTGAAATTGGTGGTCTACACGACGATGGTTTCAAAGCAACCATTTGCAAGCGGAGCCTTTGCCTTCTTGATGGCGACCCTGTTATTGTTGAGAGGATCAAGAATCCCTTCTCGAGGTTTTCTCCTCCACTACTAGATCAAGAATCCCTTCTCGCCAATACTGAGTGA
- the LOC108174988 gene encoding uncharacterized protein, whose amino-acid sequence MLKNAQVHVTDREGGKVWNVRERTGDGGLHLRTQLESSVSAAAATTLPQRNMDLLRSLCSAAHFPPKSHLKLFQFRTRDARRRHLRFCEAEEQIREIESKRL is encoded by the exons ATGTTGAAAAATGCTCAAGTGCATG TTACAGACAGAGAAGGGGGGAAGGTGTGGAATGTCAGGGAGAGGACGGGAGATGGAGGTCTACATCTCAGAACCCAGCTCGAGTCCTCAG TTTCAGCAGCAGCGGCCACCACTCTTCCCCAAAG AAACATGGACTTGCTTCGTTCTCTCTGCAGCGCTGCCCATTTTCCACCAAAATCACATCTTAAACTCTTCCAATTTCGAACACGAGATGCCCGGAGAAG GCATCTTCGCTTCTGTGAAGCTGAGGAGCAGATTCGTGAGATTGA GTCCAAACGTCTCTAG
- the LOC103411520 gene encoding F-box protein SKIP5 isoform X1, which translates to MEEVVEEIEQKRWRRSLTKTKRSRSSSKSSSCLINNLDDGCLMHIFSFLSPIPDRYNTALVCHRWLYLACHPRLWLRVDRSVKDLLEPGVFPNLETAVEAARPGDTILIAAGGRHLAYNIQIKKRLCLIGAGEQPDETTIYCSRGSDSALELLSTCKLANLTVKAELGCCLLHRSGRVTIEGCVLQCETNPLDHLSCPIVSTASAQTVISSPVKCSNDGVSVFRTRIEGGAKAVLTSGDLTLQRVRVIYARTSIFFWFDVEHQ; encoded by the exons ATGGAGGAGGTGGTGGAGGAGATAGAGCAAAAAAGGTGGAGGAGAAGCCTCACAAAGACAAAGAGAAGCAGGAGCTCCTCAAAGTCGTCCTCATGCCTTATAAATAATCTTGATGATGGATGTCTGATGCACATCTTCAGCTTCCTCTCTCCCATCCCAG ATCGGTATAACACCGCCCTCGTTTGCCACAGATGGCTTTACTTGGCATGTCACCCTCGCTTGTGGCTGCGAGTTGACCGGTCTGTCAAAGATCTTTTGGAGCCTGGGGTTTTCCCCAACCTTGAGACAGCTGTTGAGGCTGCAAG GCCAGGCGACACTATTCTAATTGCAGCAGGCGGAAGACATCTTGCTTataatattcaaataaaaaagcGACTTTGCCTG ATTGGTGCAGGTGAGCAACCTGATGAGACGACTATATATTGTTCTCGAGGTTCTGACAG TGCATTGGAGCTCCTGTCGACCTGCAAATTGGCGAACTTGACTGTGAAGGCAGAGCTTGGCTGTTGCTTGCTTCATAGGAGCGGAAGGGTGACGATAGAGGGGTGTGTGCTTCAATGCGAGACGAATCCTCTAGACCATCTTTCGTGCCCTATTGTGAGCACAGCTAGTGCCCAGACGGTAATATCTTCCCCTGTGAAATGTTCTAATGATGGCGTTTCTGTTTTTCGAACTCGAATTGAAGGAGGTGCCAAGGCTGTCTTGACTAGCGGAGACTTGACCTTGCAGCGAGTTCGAGTTATTTATGCTCGGACGTCGATCTTCTTCTGGTTTGACGTAGAGCACCAGTAA